In the Enterococcus saigonensis genome, one interval contains:
- the purQ gene encoding phosphoribosylformylglycinamidine synthase subunit PurQ, producing MKFAVIVFPGSNCDMDLLWAIKDVMGAQAEYVRHDVTSLVGFDGVLLPGGFSYGDYLRCGAIARFSPIMAEVKRFAEAGKPVFGTCNGFQVLTEAGLLPGALIRNKSLHFICKTTPLKVVNNQTKFTSEYENEEVIQIPVAHGEGNYICDEKTLAQLKANNQIVFTYEEDINGSVGNIAGICNEAGNVLGMMPHPERAMEEILGSTDGRRFFASILKNFGKVSVK from the coding sequence ATGAAATTCGCCGTAATTGTATTTCCCGGCTCTAACTGCGATATGGATCTGCTTTGGGCGATTAAAGATGTGATGGGTGCACAGGCTGAATATGTTCGTCATGATGTAACTTCTTTAGTAGGTTTTGATGGTGTATTATTACCGGGGGGATTTTCATACGGTGATTATCTGCGTTGTGGTGCGATTGCTCGTTTTTCACCAATTATGGCAGAAGTAAAACGTTTTGCTGAAGCAGGAAAACCAGTATTTGGTACTTGTAATGGCTTTCAAGTTTTAACAGAGGCTGGTTTGTTACCTGGGGCTCTAATCCGTAACAAATCGTTACACTTTATTTGTAAAACGACACCATTGAAAGTAGTCAATAATCAAACAAAATTTACTTCTGAATACGAAAATGAAGAAGTGATTCAAATTCCTGTGGCGCATGGCGAAGGAAATTATATCTGTGATGAAAAAACATTAGCGCAATTAAAAGCGAATAATCAAATTGTCTTTACGTATGAAGAAGATATCAATGGCAGTGTGGGAAATATCGCTGGTATTTGCAATGAAGCAGGCAATGTGCTAGGAATGATGCCTCATCCAGAACGTGCAATGGAAGAGATATTAGGTTCCACTGATGGTCGGCGTTTTTTTGCTTCAATTTTGAAAAATTTCGGAAAGGTGTCAGTTAAATAA
- the purN gene encoding phosphoribosylglycinamide formyltransferase: MRIAVLASGNGSNFAAIVDFFQKEKLSVEIALVFSDKKNAFVLERAKKVGVATYQFSPQDFSDKKMYEKSLLELLQQEKIDLVVLAGYMRIIGPQLLAAFPKKIINIHPSLLPAFPGLHGIKDAYDYGVKVTGVTVHYIDDGVDTGPIIAQVPVLITTDDDLTSLETKIHQAEHQLYPAVLKEIVLEKQDRH, translated from the coding sequence ATGAGAATCGCAGTATTAGCCTCTGGTAATGGAAGCAATTTTGCTGCTATAGTTGATTTTTTTCAAAAAGAAAAATTATCAGTGGAAATTGCTTTGGTTTTTAGTGACAAAAAAAATGCCTTTGTTTTGGAACGAGCCAAAAAAGTTGGCGTTGCAACATATCAGTTTAGCCCGCAAGATTTTTCTGATAAGAAAATGTATGAAAAATCTTTGTTAGAATTACTCCAGCAAGAAAAGATCGACTTAGTGGTTTTAGCTGGTTATATGCGCATTATCGGTCCGCAATTGCTTGCCGCTTTTCCCAAAAAAATTATTAATATCCATCCGTCCTTGCTGCCTGCTTTTCCTGGCCTCCATGGAATTAAAGATGCTTATGACTATGGTGTAAAAGTAACTGGCGTAACGGTTCATTACATTGATGATGGAGTAGATACTGGCCCAATAATTGCTCAAGTTCCTGTTTTAATCACAACAGATGATGATTTGACCAGTTTGGAAACTAAAATTCATCAAGCTGAACATCAATTGTATCCAGCTGTCTTAAAGGAAATTGTGCTGGAAAAACAAGACAGACACTGA
- the purC gene encoding phosphoribosylaminoimidazolesuccinocarboxamide synthase, protein MQKKDLCYAGKAKKLYTTDNPTVFWVEYLDQATALNGAKKDQVVGKGALNNQITSLIFQQLKSEGIPSHFISKISKTEQLVECVEIIPLEVVVRNVAAGSFSKRLQVTEGTPLCFPVVEFYYKEDKLDDPFINDDHVKLLKLATGKEINDIKYLAREINVALQRIFTQIGIKLIDFKIEIGRTKSGQLLLADEISPDTCRLWDLATDKHLDKDIYRRDLGDLVPVYEEVLNRLENQFLVEAQ, encoded by the coding sequence ATGCAAAAGAAAGATTTATGCTATGCCGGAAAAGCAAAAAAGCTTTATACAACAGATAATCCAACCGTTTTTTGGGTAGAATATCTTGATCAAGCAACCGCTCTAAATGGAGCAAAAAAAGATCAAGTAGTTGGCAAAGGTGCTTTAAATAATCAAATTACTAGCTTAATTTTTCAACAACTAAAAAGCGAAGGAATTCCTTCGCATTTTATTAGTAAAATATCAAAAACCGAACAATTAGTAGAGTGTGTAGAGATAATTCCATTGGAAGTCGTTGTTCGGAACGTTGCCGCAGGTAGTTTTTCAAAACGATTACAAGTTACAGAAGGAACTCCTCTTTGTTTTCCGGTAGTTGAATTTTATTACAAAGAAGATAAACTAGATGATCCTTTCATTAATGATGATCATGTAAAGTTGTTAAAACTAGCTACTGGTAAAGAAATTAACGATATTAAATATTTAGCCCGGGAAATAAACGTGGCGTTACAACGAATTTTTACCCAAATTGGTATTAAATTAATTGATTTTAAAATTGAAATTGGGCGTACCAAGTCTGGTCAGCTCCTCTTGGCAGACGAGATTTCACCAGATACTTGTCGACTTTGGGATTTGGCAACCGATAAACATTTAGATAAAGATATCTACCGACGTGATTTAGGAGATTTAGTTCCTGTGTATGAAGAAGTTTTAAATCGTTTAGAAAATCAATTTTTAGTGGAGGCGCAATAA
- the purF gene encoding amidophosphoribosyltransferase — MSYEVKSLNEECGIFGVWGHPDAARVTYFGLHSLQHRGQEGAGIVSNDGGKLYGYRELGLLSEVFKDDRQLAQLKGNAAIGHVRYATAGNGSVDNIQPFLFKFYDCSVGLAHNGNLTNACSLRTQLEREGAIFHSNSDTEILMHLIRKSKKDTWLNQLKDALNQVKGGFAYILMREDCMIAALDANGFRPLAIGKMKNGAYVVASETCALEVSGAAFVRDVQPGEIIIINDEGITIEHFTKETQHAICSMEYVYFARPDSNIAGVNVHTARKNMGRILATEAPVNADMVIGVPNSSLSAASGYAEASGIPYELGLVKNQYVARTFIQPTQELREQGVRMKLSAVRGVVAGKKVIMVDDSIVRGTTSRRIVDLLKEAGAKEVHVRIASPPLKYPCFYGIDIQTRKELIAANHSVEEIRQVIGADSLSYLSEEGLIDAIGLDFDAPYGGLCMAYFNGDYPTPLYDYEEKYQASLKEQTSFF, encoded by the coding sequence ATGTCTTATGAAGTAAAAAGTTTAAATGAAGAATGTGGCATTTTTGGCGTCTGGGGTCACCCAGACGCTGCGCGTGTCACTTATTTTGGTCTCCATAGTTTACAACATCGCGGCCAAGAAGGAGCGGGAATTGTTTCAAACGATGGAGGAAAATTATATGGTTACCGTGAATTAGGCTTGTTATCTGAAGTTTTTAAAGATGACAGGCAATTGGCGCAATTAAAAGGTAACGCAGCAATCGGGCATGTGAGATATGCAACTGCTGGTAATGGTAGTGTGGATAATATCCAACCTTTCTTATTTAAGTTTTACGACTGTTCTGTCGGTCTCGCTCATAACGGTAATTTAACCAATGCATGCAGTTTACGTACACAACTAGAACGTGAGGGCGCTATTTTTCATTCCAATTCTGATACGGAAATTCTAATGCATTTGATTCGAAAGAGCAAAAAAGACACGTGGTTAAATCAATTAAAAGATGCTTTAAATCAGGTTAAAGGTGGTTTCGCTTATATTTTAATGCGAGAAGACTGCATGATTGCAGCGCTTGATGCAAATGGTTTTCGCCCTTTAGCAATTGGAAAGATGAAAAATGGCGCCTATGTTGTGGCTTCTGAAACTTGTGCGCTAGAAGTAAGTGGTGCAGCGTTTGTTCGTGACGTGCAACCAGGTGAAATTATCATCATTAATGATGAAGGGATTACAATTGAACATTTTACTAAAGAAACCCAACATGCAATTTGTTCGATGGAATATGTTTATTTTGCTCGACCAGACTCCAATATCGCAGGGGTGAATGTCCATACTGCGCGAAAAAATATGGGAAGAATTTTAGCTACAGAGGCACCAGTCAACGCAGACATGGTTATCGGAGTGCCCAATTCCTCACTTTCTGCTGCAAGTGGATATGCAGAAGCTTCTGGTATTCCTTATGAATTAGGTTTGGTAAAAAATCAATACGTAGCTCGCACTTTTATTCAACCAACCCAAGAATTAAGAGAACAAGGTGTGCGGATGAAATTATCGGCAGTGCGCGGAGTAGTAGCGGGTAAAAAGGTAATTATGGTAGACGACTCCATTGTAAGAGGGACTACCAGTCGGCGGATTGTGGACTTATTGAAAGAGGCAGGTGCTAAAGAAGTTCACGTTAGAATTGCGTCTCCCCCTTTAAAATATCCTTGTTTTTATGGCATCGATATTCAAACGCGCAAAGAACTAATTGCGGCAAATCATTCAGTAGAAGAAATTCGCCAAGTTATTGGGGCTGATTCATTGAGTTATTTAAGTGAAGAAGGGTTGATTGATGCTATCGGACTAGATTTTGATGCCCCTTATGGTGGATTATGTATGGCGTATTTCAATGGGGATTATCCTACACCATTATACGATTACGAAGAAAAATATCAGGCTTCATTAAAAGAACAAACTTCATTTTTCTAA
- the purM gene encoding phosphoribosylformylglycinamidine cyclo-ligase, which yields MANAYAKAGVDVNAGYEVVERIKKHVKKTERLGVMGALGGFGGCFDLSGLNIKEPVLISGTDGVGTKLMVAFKENKHDTIGIDCVAMCVNDIVAQGAEPLYFLDYLATGKNDPERLEQVVAGVAAGCLQAGAALIGGETAEMPGMYAADEYDLAGFAVGVAEKSQLITGENIKVGDILIGLPASGIHSNGFSLVRKIFFTEQKLSGSEKIPMLGDKTLGESLLTPTKIYVNALLPLIKENLVNGIAHITGGGFVENIPRMLPMNVAAEITEGTWPVLPIFDVMQEYGQIDHDEMFEIFNMGIGMVLALSPDKVAQVKAILAELDEPCYEIGQVVVAKPDAPLITISNEGEK from the coding sequence GTGGCCAATGCATATGCAAAAGCCGGTGTGGATGTCAATGCCGGATATGAGGTAGTAGAGCGAATTAAAAAACATGTGAAGAAAACGGAACGATTAGGTGTGATGGGAGCGTTAGGTGGTTTTGGCGGTTGCTTTGATTTAAGCGGCCTAAATATAAAAGAACCTGTTTTAATTTCTGGAACTGATGGTGTTGGTACCAAATTAATGGTGGCTTTTAAAGAAAATAAACATGACACAATTGGGATTGACTGTGTGGCAATGTGTGTTAATGATATTGTTGCACAAGGGGCCGAGCCATTGTACTTTTTAGATTACTTAGCGACAGGTAAAAACGATCCTGAACGCTTAGAACAAGTAGTCGCAGGCGTTGCAGCGGGATGTTTGCAAGCTGGTGCTGCTTTGATTGGCGGTGAAACAGCTGAAATGCCAGGAATGTATGCCGCAGATGAATATGACTTAGCAGGCTTTGCTGTCGGCGTGGCCGAGAAAAGTCAATTGATAACCGGAGAAAATATTAAGGTTGGAGATATTTTAATCGGTTTACCCGCATCAGGGATTCATTCAAACGGCTTTTCCTTAGTTCGAAAAATTTTCTTTACAGAGCAAAAATTAAGTGGATCAGAAAAAATTCCTATGTTAGGTGATAAAACGTTAGGAGAGTCTCTTTTAACGCCAACAAAAATTTATGTAAATGCTTTACTACCACTAATAAAAGAAAATTTGGTTAATGGTATTGCACATATTACTGGTGGTGGTTTTGTGGAAAATATTCCGCGTATGCTACCGATGAATGTTGCTGCTGAAATTACAGAAGGTACTTGGCCAGTTTTACCAATTTTTGATGTTATGCAAGAGTATGGTCAAATCGATCATGATGAAATGTTTGAAATTTTTAATATGGGAATTGGGATGGTTTTGGCGCTAAGTCCTGACAAAGTGGCGCAGGTTAAAGCAATTTTAGCTGAATTAGATGAACCTTGTTACGAAATTGGCCAAGTTGTTGTCGCTAAGCCAGATGCACCTTTAATTACAATAAGTAATGAGGGGGAAAAATGA
- the purL gene encoding phosphoribosylformylglycinamidine synthase subunit PurL, with amino-acid sequence MMKISEPTPQEIKERKIYAQWGLTDEEYRLISEDILGRLPNYTETGLFSVMWSEHCSYKNSKPVLRKFPTSGPQVLQGPGEGAGIVDIGDGQAVVFKAESHNHPSAVEPYEGAATGVGGIIRDIFSMGARPIAVLDSLRFGELDNPRTKYLLEEVVAGISGYGNCIGIPTVGGEVAFDPCYEGNPLVNAMCVGLIEHKDIQKGQAKGVGNTIMYVGAKTGRDGIHGATFASEEFVEGEEQQRSAVQVGDPFMEKLLLEACLELILEHQDILIGIQDMGAAGLVSSSSEMASKAGSGLKLYLDDVPQRETGMTPYEMMLSESQERMLICVQQGCEKEVEELFAKYELDAVTIGEVTDDGLYRLYHRGVEVANLPVDALAEDAPTYHKAYTEPARIQEFAKMSDFVPEVKDATATLLQLLQQPTIASKKMIYETYDSLVRTNTVVAPGSDAAVLRVRGTRKALAMTTDCNARYLYLNPEIGGQIAVAEAARNIVASGGKPLAVTDCLNYGSPDKPEGFWELWTSADGISEACRTLDTPVISGNVSLYNETNGKAIYPTPMIGMVGLISDIKNITTQDFKAAGDLIYLIGETFADFNGSEIQKMQKGLIEGKLMNFDLATEKANQDLVLNAIQANLVASAHDCAEGGLAVAIAECAFKNDLGISVDVSLPKENLFSETQSRFVLSVKRTAQKDFEMLARDRALLIGEVTDDGQIRMNANDGTIAVATHTAKELWEEAIPCLMK; translated from the coding sequence ATGATGAAAATAAGTGAACCAACACCACAAGAAATCAAAGAGCGTAAAATTTATGCACAGTGGGGCTTAACCGATGAAGAATATCGGTTAATTTCGGAAGATATTTTAGGACGATTACCAAATTATACCGAAACTGGTCTTTTTTCTGTAATGTGGAGTGAACATTGCTCTTATAAAAACTCAAAACCTGTTTTACGTAAATTTCCCACCAGCGGGCCGCAAGTTTTGCAAGGTCCTGGTGAAGGGGCTGGGATTGTTGATATTGGCGATGGACAAGCGGTTGTATTTAAAGCAGAAAGTCACAATCATCCTTCTGCAGTTGAACCTTATGAAGGAGCGGCTACGGGAGTCGGTGGAATTATTCGCGATATTTTTAGTATGGGTGCGCGTCCAATTGCGGTTTTAGATTCCTTACGCTTTGGAGAGTTGGATAACCCACGCACTAAGTATTTATTAGAAGAAGTTGTAGCTGGAATTTCAGGTTATGGTAATTGTATTGGTATTCCCACCGTTGGCGGTGAAGTCGCTTTTGATCCTTGTTATGAAGGGAATCCTTTGGTGAATGCCATGTGTGTTGGATTAATTGAGCACAAAGATATTCAAAAAGGTCAAGCAAAAGGCGTAGGAAATACCATTATGTATGTCGGGGCCAAAACGGGGCGTGACGGAATTCACGGGGCAACATTTGCCTCTGAAGAATTTGTTGAAGGTGAAGAACAACAACGTTCAGCAGTTCAAGTAGGCGATCCATTTATGGAAAAACTATTGTTAGAGGCGTGCTTGGAGCTGATTTTAGAACATCAAGATATTTTAATTGGAATTCAAGATATGGGTGCGGCTGGCTTAGTGTCTTCTAGTTCAGAAATGGCTTCAAAAGCCGGTTCAGGTTTAAAACTATACTTAGATGACGTGCCACAACGGGAAACTGGCATGACTCCTTATGAAATGATGTTGTCTGAATCTCAAGAAAGAATGTTGATTTGTGTGCAACAAGGCTGTGAAAAAGAAGTTGAAGAACTTTTTGCGAAATACGAGTTAGATGCAGTCACTATTGGTGAAGTAACAGATGACGGTTTGTATCGTTTGTATCACCGAGGTGTTGAAGTAGCAAATTTACCGGTCGATGCGTTAGCAGAAGATGCACCCACCTATCACAAAGCTTATACAGAGCCTGCAAGAATACAAGAATTTGCAAAAATGTCAGATTTTGTACCAGAAGTAAAAGACGCTACTGCTACTCTTTTACAACTTTTACAACAACCAACAATAGCTTCTAAAAAAATGATATACGAAACTTATGATTCATTGGTTCGTACGAATACCGTAGTAGCTCCAGGCAGTGATGCAGCAGTTTTACGTGTACGAGGAACAAGAAAAGCTTTGGCAATGACGACAGATTGTAATGCTCGCTATCTGTATTTGAATCCAGAAATTGGTGGTCAAATTGCTGTTGCAGAAGCAGCCCGAAATATTGTAGCCAGTGGTGGAAAACCACTAGCGGTTACTGATTGCTTGAATTATGGTTCACCAGATAAACCTGAAGGCTTCTGGGAATTGTGGACTTCTGCTGACGGTATTAGTGAAGCGTGTCGCACATTAGATACACCAGTTATTTCTGGTAATGTTTCCTTATACAACGAAACCAACGGCAAAGCCATTTACCCAACACCCATGATTGGAATGGTGGGTCTAATTTCTGATATTAAAAATATTACTACGCAAGATTTTAAGGCGGCTGGTGACTTAATTTATCTTATCGGTGAGACTTTTGCTGATTTCAACGGCTCAGAAATTCAGAAAATGCAAAAAGGGTTAATCGAAGGTAAACTTATGAACTTTGATCTCGCAACTGAAAAAGCAAATCAAGATTTAGTGTTAAATGCTATTCAAGCAAATCTTGTTGCGAGTGCTCATGATTGCGCGGAAGGTGGGTTAGCTGTTGCTATAGCTGAATGTGCATTCAAAAACGATTTGGGTATTTCAGTGGATGTTTCACTGCCTAAAGAAAACCTATTTTCTGAAACTCAATCTCGCTTTGTTTTATCTGTGAAAAGAACAGCACAAAAAGATTTCGAAATGCTAGCAAGAGATAGAGCTCTTTTGATTGGTGAAGTTACAGATGATGGTCAAATTAGAATGAATGCAAATGACGGCACCATTGCAGTTGCAACGCACACTGCCAAAGAACTTTGGGAGGAAGCAATTCCATGTCTTATGAAGTAA
- the purS gene encoding phosphoribosylformylglycinamidine synthase subunit PurS → MYFVKVYVTYKESVLDPQGEAVKGAVHRMGYEEIEEIRIGKYFEIKIAENERPVEEMIENICDKLLANVNMETYHYEITAMEEV, encoded by the coding sequence ATGTATTTCGTAAAAGTTTATGTAACGTATAAAGAATCGGTTTTAGATCCTCAAGGAGAAGCGGTTAAAGGCGCTGTTCACAGAATGGGTTATGAAGAAATTGAAGAAATTCGTATTGGAAAATATTTTGAAATTAAAATCGCTGAAAATGAGCGTCCAGTTGAAGAAATGATTGAAAATATTTGTGATAAGTTACTTGCTAATGTGAATATGGAAACCTATCATTATGAAATTACTGCAATGGAGGAAGTGTAA
- the purK gene encoding 5-(carboxyamino)imidazole ribonucleotide synthase, whose translation MINLVKPLLPGSVIGIVGGGQLGRMMTLSAKKMGFRVGVLDPSEDCPTAQVADWHIVAAYDDVFALEEMARRCDVITYEFENVSVDALNTIIFSANVPQGTDLLAITQDRLMEKAFLEENNIVIAPYETIISPTDIQDAIDSIGYPCVLKTTRGGYDGKGQYVLYSTADLAPSMNLLRSGTCELEAWIPFEKEISVMVAGNGSGEFMVFPVVENIHRNNILHETIAPARVAPEVSQEAQRIAKVIAKALDLHGVLAIEMFLTKTGSIYVNELAPRPHNSGHYSIEACSQSQFDAHIRGICGWPLGEVSLLSDAVMVNILGDELLETYDLIARKPNWQFHYYGKAQAKSGRKMGHITITTKDIYGTLEEIYQTNIWD comes from the coding sequence GTGATCAACTTGGTTAAGCCTTTATTACCAGGATCTGTAATTGGTATCGTTGGTGGGGGACAATTGGGACGCATGATGACTCTTAGTGCTAAAAAAATGGGTTTTCGCGTCGGTGTCTTAGATCCTTCAGAAGATTGTCCGACTGCCCAAGTGGCTGATTGGCATATTGTAGCGGCTTATGACGATGTTTTTGCTTTAGAAGAAATGGCGCGGCGGTGTGATGTAATTACCTATGAGTTTGAAAATGTGAGTGTAGATGCTTTAAATACTATTATTTTTAGTGCAAATGTCCCGCAAGGAACAGATCTTTTAGCAATTACGCAAGACCGTTTAATGGAAAAGGCATTCTTGGAGGAAAATAACATTGTTATCGCTCCCTATGAGACGATTATTAGTCCCACCGATATTCAAGATGCTATTGATAGTATTGGTTACCCTTGCGTATTGAAAACGACGCGAGGAGGATATGATGGGAAAGGTCAATACGTTTTGTATAGTACGGCAGATTTAGCGCCCTCCATGAACTTATTGCGTTCAGGTACTTGTGAATTGGAAGCATGGATTCCTTTTGAAAAAGAGATTTCAGTGATGGTTGCAGGAAATGGCAGCGGCGAATTTATGGTGTTTCCAGTAGTAGAAAATATTCATCGCAATAATATTTTACATGAAACGATTGCACCGGCACGGGTTGCACCAGAAGTTTCACAAGAAGCACAAAGAATTGCAAAAGTAATAGCAAAAGCATTAGATTTACATGGTGTTTTAGCGATTGAAATGTTTTTAACAAAAACGGGTAGTATCTATGTGAATGAATTAGCACCTCGTCCCCATAATTCTGGGCATTATTCCATTGAAGCATGTAGCCAAAGCCAATTTGATGCCCATATAAGAGGAATTTGTGGTTGGCCACTAGGAGAAGTAAGTTTATTAAGTGATGCTGTGATGGTCAATATCTTAGGTGACGAGTTATTGGAAACATATGATTTGATTGCCAGAAAACCAAATTGGCAATTTCATTATTATGGAAAAGCACAAGCGAAATCCGGGCGTAAAATGGGACATATTACGATTACAACAAAAGATATTTATGGAACATTAGAGGAGATCTACCAAACCAATATTTGGGATTGA
- the purB gene encoding adenylosuccinate lyase, translating into MLERYTRPEMGAIWTDENRYKAWLEVEILADEAWAELGEIPKADVKKIRERATFDIPRILEIEEQTRHDVVAFTRAVSESLGEERKWVHYGLTSTDVVDTAYGYLLKQANDILRKDLQNFLEIIGKKALEHKNTVCMGRTHGVHAEPTTFGLKLATWYSEMKRNIERFEHAAKAVEAGKISGAVGTFANIPPFIEEYVCEHLGIRPQEISTQVLPRDLHAEYFAAMGLIATSIERFATEIRGLQKSETREVEEFFAKGQKGSSAMPHKRNPIGSENMCGLARVIRGHMLTAYENVPLWHERDISHSSAERIIVPDTTILLNYMLNRFGNIVKNLTVFPENMKRNMDATFGLIFSQRVMLQLIDKGMTREEAYDLVQPKTAFAWDHQTAFRPLLEEDSKITSILSKEDLDDAFDYHYHLKNVDVIFKRVGLE; encoded by the coding sequence ATGTTAGAACGTTATACACGCCCAGAGATGGGTGCAATTTGGACAGATGAAAATCGTTATAAAGCTTGGTTAGAAGTTGAAATTTTGGCTGACGAGGCTTGGGCTGAATTAGGTGAAATTCCAAAGGCAGATGTTAAAAAAATTCGGGAACGTGCAACATTTGATATTCCCCGAATTTTAGAAATTGAAGAACAAACACGCCACGATGTCGTTGCCTTTACTCGGGCAGTCTCAGAAAGTCTGGGTGAAGAACGTAAGTGGGTTCATTATGGCTTAACTAGCACGGATGTAGTAGACACAGCTTACGGTTACCTATTAAAACAGGCAAATGATATTTTGCGTAAAGACTTACAAAATTTTTTAGAAATTATTGGCAAGAAGGCCCTAGAGCATAAAAATACTGTCTGTATGGGTCGGACACACGGGGTACACGCTGAGCCAACTACTTTTGGCTTAAAACTGGCTACATGGTATTCGGAAATGAAGCGCAATATTGAACGCTTTGAACATGCCGCTAAAGCGGTTGAAGCGGGAAAAATTTCCGGTGCAGTAGGGACATTTGCTAATATTCCACCTTTTATTGAAGAATATGTCTGTGAACATTTGGGAATTCGCCCTCAAGAAATCTCTACACAAGTATTACCTCGTGATTTGCATGCGGAGTACTTTGCAGCGATGGGATTAATTGCAACGAGCATCGAGCGATTTGCCACTGAAATTCGTGGTTTGCAAAAATCCGAAACGAGAGAAGTGGAAGAGTTTTTTGCTAAAGGTCAAAAAGGTTCGTCTGCTATGCCCCATAAGCGTAACCCGATTGGTTCAGAAAATATGTGTGGCTTAGCCCGTGTAATTCGGGGTCATATGTTAACTGCTTATGAAAATGTCCCGTTGTGGCATGAACGAGATATTTCTCACTCTTCAGCAGAGCGAATTATTGTACCTGATACGACTATTTTATTGAACTACATGCTCAATCGTTTTGGCAATATCGTTAAAAATTTGACTGTCTTTCCGGAAAATATGAAACGAAACATGGATGCTACTTTTGGGTTAATCTTTAGTCAACGGGTAATGTTGCAATTAATCGATAAAGGAATGACCCGCGAGGAAGCTTATGATTTAGTGCAACCAAAAACAGCCTTTGCTTGGGATCATCAAACGGCTTTTAGACCATTATTGGAAGAAGATAGCAAAATTACTTCTATTTTGAGTAAAGAAGACTTGGATGACGCATTTGACTATCATTATCATCTTAAAAATGTAGATGTAATATTTAAACGTGTAGGTTTAGAATAA
- the purE gene encoding 5-(carboxyamino)imidazole ribonucleotide mutase: MKPEVAIIMGSISDWDTMKYAVKQLDELEIRYTKQVISAHRTPDVMFDFAENARDNGIKVIIAGAGGAAHLPGMVAAKTTLPVIGVPVKSRTLNGLDSLLSIVQMPAGVPVATTAIGQAGATNAGLLAAQMLSMYDLDIAQKLADKREKMREIVMESSDQLG; encoded by the coding sequence ATGAAACCAGAAGTTGCAATAATTATGGGAAGCATATCTGATTGGGATACTATGAAGTACGCGGTTAAACAACTAGATGAATTGGAAATACGCTATACAAAGCAAGTTATCTCAGCTCACAGAACCCCAGATGTAATGTTTGATTTTGCAGAAAATGCACGGGATAATGGCATAAAAGTAATAATTGCAGGTGCAGGTGGGGCAGCCCATTTACCTGGAATGGTGGCGGCCAAAACAACTTTACCAGTAATCGGTGTTCCCGTTAAATCACGAACATTAAACGGATTAGATTCTTTACTTTCAATAGTACAAATGCCCGCAGGAGTACCTGTGGCAACTACTGCTATTGGACAAGCTGGGGCAACGAACGCTGGACTACTTGCAGCACAGATGCTTTCCATGTATGATTTAGACATAGCGCAAAAATTAGCTGATAAGCGAGAAAAAATGCGTGAGATTGTGATGGAAAGTAGTGATCAACTTGGTTAA